In one window of Drosophila ananassae strain 14024-0371.13 chromosome XR, ASM1763931v2, whole genome shotgun sequence DNA:
- the LOC6505191 gene encoding histidine--tRNA ligase, cytoplasmic isoform X1, with protein sequence MLRSIGRQWRCSAAFQCATFQTAPSGGGRSSSAQVPAQQPQQQQQQQHEKQQQQQEQEQLQQIDEEVSRLLALKAKLGGDATPANQKFTLKTPKGTRDYGPQQMTLRQGVLDKIVQVFKRHGGEAIDTPVFELKEVLTGKYGEDSKLIYDLKDQGGEILSMRYDLTVPLARYLAMNKISSIKRYHIAKVYRRDNPAMTKGRYREFYQCDFDIAGTYDPMLADAECVKIVAEILDTLDIGDYVIKLNHRQLLDGMFEACGVPADNFRAICSAVDKLDKSPWEDVRKEMVEEKGLDEAAADRIGEYVRLSGGTELVEQLLADAKLKAVPNAVKGLEGMQLLLKYCSIFGLEKRVSFDLSLARGLDYYTGVIYEGVLKGESASVATTPVKTSRQNGDQSNEPATVGSVAGGGRYDNLVGMFDPRGKAVPCVGVSIGVERIFSVLEARAAAGGQKLRTSDVEAYVASAHKGLHEQRLKVLNQLWDAGIKAEHSYKLNPKLLVQLQHCEEHQIPLVVVLGDAELAQGLVKLREVTTRQETNVKLEDLSAEIRRRLHSAA encoded by the exons atgTTGCGTTCAATTGGCCGCCAGTGGCGCTGTAGTGCTGCGTTTCAGTGTGCAACGTTCCAGACGGCGCCCTCTGGCGGCGGGCGTTCAAGCTCTGCCCAAGTTCCCGCCCAACAaccacagcaacaacaacaacaacaacatgagaaacaacaacaacagcaagaaCAAGAGCAACTCCAGCAG ATCGATGAGGAAGTCTCCCGCCTGCTGGCCTTGAAGGCCAAGCTGGGCGGCGATGCCACGCCCGCCAATCAGAAGTTCACCTTGAAGACGCCCAAGGGCACACGGGACTATGGTCCGCAGCAGATGACGCTGCGTCAGGGTGTACTCGACAAGATCGTGCAGGTCTTCAAGCGTCACGGTGGCGAGGCTATCGATACACCTGTCTTCGAACTGAAG GAAGTGCTAACTGGAAAGTACGGCGAGGACTCAAAGCTAATCTACGACCTGAAGGATCAGGGCGGGGAGATCCTCTCCATGCGATATGACCTCACGGTGCCCCTGGCCCGCTACCTGGCGATGAACAAGATCTCGAGCATCAAACGCTATCACATCGCCAAGGTCTATCGGCGGGATAATCCCGCCATGACCAAGGGACGCTACCGGGAGTTCTACCAATGCGATTTCGACATTGCCGGCACCTATGATCCCATGCTGGCCGATGCCGAGTGCGTCAAGATCGTGGCCGAGATCCTCGATACCCTGGACATTGGAGACTATGTGATCAAGTTGAATCATCGCCAGCTGCTGGACGGAATGTTCGAGGCGTGCGGTGTCCCAGCGGATAATTTCCGGGCCATTTGCTCAGCGGTGGATAAGCTGGACAAG TCACCCTGGGAGGATGTGCGCAAGGAGATGGTGGAGGAGAAGGGCCTGGACGAGGCGGCGGCGGATCGGATTGGGGAGTATGTCCGTCTAAGTGGCGGCACTGAGCTGGTGGAACAGCTCCTGGCCGATGCCAAGCTGAAGGCTGTGCCCAATGCCGTCAAGGGGCTGGAGGGCATGCAACTCCTACTCAAGTACTGCTCCATCTTCGGTCTGGAGAAGCGGGTTAGCTTCGATCTGAGTCTGGCCCGTGGCCTCGACTACTACACCGGCGTCATCTACGAGGGTGTGCTCAAAGGCGAGTCCGCCTCCGTGGCCACAACGCCCGTAAAGACATCCCGTCAGAATGGCGACCAATCGAACGAACCGGCCACTGTGGGATCTGTGGCGGGTGGCGGTCGTTATGATAATCTGGTGGGTATGTTCGATCCCCGGGGCAAGGCAGTACCCTGTGTGGGTGTCTCCATTGGCGTGGAACGGATCTTCTCGGTGCTGGAGGCGAGGGCAGCGGCCGGTGGCCAGAAACTGCGCACCAGCGACGTGGAGGCGTATGTGGCCTCCGCCCACAAGGGATTACACGAACAGCGCCTTAAAGTCCTCAACCAGCTATGGGATGCGGGCATCAAG GCGGAGCACTCCTATAAGTTGAATCCCAAGCTGTTGGTGCAACTGCAGCACTGCGAGGAGCATCAGATACCCTTGGTGGTGGTTCTGGGCGATGCCGAGCTGGCCCAGGGATTGGTGAAGCTGCGGGAGGTGACCACACGTCAGGAGACGAACGTGAAGCTGGAGGATCTGTCCGCCGAGATACGGAGGCGCCTCCACTCGGCCGCCTAG
- the LOC6505191 gene encoding histidine--tRNA ligase, cytoplasmic isoform X2 — MSDTRDQILEQIKVQGDLVRQLKAAKESKEKIDEEVSRLLALKAKLGGDATPANQKFTLKTPKGTRDYGPQQMTLRQGVLDKIVQVFKRHGGEAIDTPVFELKEVLTGKYGEDSKLIYDLKDQGGEILSMRYDLTVPLARYLAMNKISSIKRYHIAKVYRRDNPAMTKGRYREFYQCDFDIAGTYDPMLADAECVKIVAEILDTLDIGDYVIKLNHRQLLDGMFEACGVPADNFRAICSAVDKLDKSPWEDVRKEMVEEKGLDEAAADRIGEYVRLSGGTELVEQLLADAKLKAVPNAVKGLEGMQLLLKYCSIFGLEKRVSFDLSLARGLDYYTGVIYEGVLKGESASVATTPVKTSRQNGDQSNEPATVGSVAGGGRYDNLVGMFDPRGKAVPCVGVSIGVERIFSVLEARAAAGGQKLRTSDVEAYVASAHKGLHEQRLKVLNQLWDAGIKAEHSYKLNPKLLVQLQHCEEHQIPLVVVLGDAELAQGLVKLREVTTRQETNVKLEDLSAEIRRRLHSAA; from the exons ATGAGTGATACGCGCGATCAGATATTGGAGCAAATCAAAGTGCAAGGCGATCTCGTCCGACAACTGAAAGCTGCCAAGGAGTCCAAAGAGAAG ATCGATGAGGAAGTCTCCCGCCTGCTGGCCTTGAAGGCCAAGCTGGGCGGCGATGCCACGCCCGCCAATCAGAAGTTCACCTTGAAGACGCCCAAGGGCACACGGGACTATGGTCCGCAGCAGATGACGCTGCGTCAGGGTGTACTCGACAAGATCGTGCAGGTCTTCAAGCGTCACGGTGGCGAGGCTATCGATACACCTGTCTTCGAACTGAAG GAAGTGCTAACTGGAAAGTACGGCGAGGACTCAAAGCTAATCTACGACCTGAAGGATCAGGGCGGGGAGATCCTCTCCATGCGATATGACCTCACGGTGCCCCTGGCCCGCTACCTGGCGATGAACAAGATCTCGAGCATCAAACGCTATCACATCGCCAAGGTCTATCGGCGGGATAATCCCGCCATGACCAAGGGACGCTACCGGGAGTTCTACCAATGCGATTTCGACATTGCCGGCACCTATGATCCCATGCTGGCCGATGCCGAGTGCGTCAAGATCGTGGCCGAGATCCTCGATACCCTGGACATTGGAGACTATGTGATCAAGTTGAATCATCGCCAGCTGCTGGACGGAATGTTCGAGGCGTGCGGTGTCCCAGCGGATAATTTCCGGGCCATTTGCTCAGCGGTGGATAAGCTGGACAAG TCACCCTGGGAGGATGTGCGCAAGGAGATGGTGGAGGAGAAGGGCCTGGACGAGGCGGCGGCGGATCGGATTGGGGAGTATGTCCGTCTAAGTGGCGGCACTGAGCTGGTGGAACAGCTCCTGGCCGATGCCAAGCTGAAGGCTGTGCCCAATGCCGTCAAGGGGCTGGAGGGCATGCAACTCCTACTCAAGTACTGCTCCATCTTCGGTCTGGAGAAGCGGGTTAGCTTCGATCTGAGTCTGGCCCGTGGCCTCGACTACTACACCGGCGTCATCTACGAGGGTGTGCTCAAAGGCGAGTCCGCCTCCGTGGCCACAACGCCCGTAAAGACATCCCGTCAGAATGGCGACCAATCGAACGAACCGGCCACTGTGGGATCTGTGGCGGGTGGCGGTCGTTATGATAATCTGGTGGGTATGTTCGATCCCCGGGGCAAGGCAGTACCCTGTGTGGGTGTCTCCATTGGCGTGGAACGGATCTTCTCGGTGCTGGAGGCGAGGGCAGCGGCCGGTGGCCAGAAACTGCGCACCAGCGACGTGGAGGCGTATGTGGCCTCCGCCCACAAGGGATTACACGAACAGCGCCTTAAAGTCCTCAACCAGCTATGGGATGCGGGCATCAAG GCGGAGCACTCCTATAAGTTGAATCCCAAGCTGTTGGTGCAACTGCAGCACTGCGAGGAGCATCAGATACCCTTGGTGGTGGTTCTGGGCGATGCCGAGCTGGCCCAGGGATTGGTGAAGCTGCGGGAGGTGACCACACGTCAGGAGACGAACGTGAAGCTGGAGGATCTGTCCGCCGAGATACGGAGGCGCCTCCACTCGGCCGCCTAG
- the LOC6505069 gene encoding uncharacterized protein LOC6505069, with the protein MSKSQKATAKFKRGKRHTNYGNTAHSNRHNHAHAHATHNTRPDGLEKEVENSRKAVERQLIYLSESNRASAPPTRPGRRGAGGRIGGAGGAPIGGGGGAGNDSAAGHRRRQAKKQPQMGVSLPMRDETPSPKQKPRSRARTPYNVFMESPRRNGLTPRDPVAEAELAALLAAQRNGTGSSKARRLQEVLLQEDGDGGMEDEFGRLDLNENLGSYPPPAEPQPTYTCGVCGAKFHIRSLLGAHRRTHDDDFKVRFRGRRPRDSNTTLTAGSQCKFCDRRFDLERTLHIHQMCHCKKIPPQQRRKLAYTELAHEKKAPLPSFQRHSHSHSHSHTRTHNHGGHHSHRSSGRGHQAASVPAMKHPLMQQHEQDLQKTVLSNPAVHERWR; encoded by the exons atgaGCAAATCTCAAAAAGCGACCGCGAAGTTCAAACGCGGCAAACGACACACTAATTATGGAAATACGGCGCACAGCAACCGACACAaccacgcccacgcccacgccaCCCACAACACCCGGCCGGACGGTCTCGAGAAGGAGGTGGAGAACTCCCGCAAGGCGGTTGAACGCCAACTGATCTATCTCTCCGAATCGAATCGCGCCTCAGCGCCACCCACTCGTCCAGGGCGACGTGGTGCGGGCGGTAGAATTGGTGGAGCCGGTGGCGCCCCcatcggcggcggcggtggtgccGGCAATGATTCGGCGGCAGGACATCGTCGGAGACAGGCGAAGAAGCAACCCCAGATGGGAGTGTCACTGCCCATGAGAGATGAGACGCCATCGCCGAAACAGAAGCCAAGATCAAGAGCCAGGACGCCATATAATG TATTTATGGAGTCACCACGCCGGAATGGACTAACGCCCCGAGATCCTGTGGCCGAAGCGGAACTGGCCGCTTTGCTGGCCGCCCAACGTAACGGTACCGGATCCTCCAAAGCACGTCGCCTTCAAGAGGTCCTGCTGCAGGAGGACGGTGACGGTGGGATGGAGGATGAGTTCGGACGTCTGGATTTGAATGAGAATTTGGGCAGCTATCCGCCGCCGGCAGAACCACAACCGACATACACGTGCGGTGTGTGTGGCGCCAAGTTTCATATTCGATCGCTGCTGGGCGCCCACCGGCGGACCCACGACGATGACTTCAAGGTGCGCTTTCGCGGACGACGTCCCCGTGATAGTAATACGACCTTGACGGCCGGCAGCCAGTGCAAGTTCTGCGATCGTCGCTTCGATCTGGAGCGGACGCTGCACATCCATCAGATGTGCCACTGCAAGAAGATACCGCCGCAGCAGCGTCGCAAATTGGCCTACACCGAACTGGCGCACGAGAAGAAGGCGCCGCTGCCCAGCTTCCAGAGGcactcccactcccattcCCACTCCCATACCCGCACCCACAACCATGGGGGTCATCACTCGCATCGGAGCAGTGGGCGTGGACATCAGGCCGCTTCGGTGCCGGCCATGAAGCATCCTTTGATGCAACAACACGAACAGGATCTCCAAAAGACCGTGCTCTCCAACCCGGCGGTGCACGAGCGCTGGCGTTAG
- the LOC6505070 gene encoding glutathione hydrolase 1 proenzyme isoform X2, whose protein sequence is MRIVWSKQVFLWLLLAAVMVTALTLGLVFGLRSKDTRLISGAVVSNGIGCADIGGDVLNDGGSAVDAAIATLLCEGLLLPHSMGIGGGFVATIYTRSTRKVETVMARESAPGAATKDMFVGQSEITGARAGGVPGEILGYWEMHRKYGILPWKRLFQPSIKLAREGHVVSRYLAAAIQSKLPQIQAEPSLSSVFLKGNGDAYLEGDYMKRTVLADTLERIAENGASEIYDGGVTGRMFVEDIQAAGGIITEQDLRDFRVRWESDGHISAHITGGYTLYTTPLPSSGPVLTFILNLMDSLYTDKEEVYWQRVVESFKHAYGQRTNLGDFHGDEEYGPSINATLEQMLRPEFVESIRKLIQDDRTSQDYAYYGANFTVEEDHGTAHMNVLHPNGDAVSITSTINNYFGAKVASARTGIILNDEMDDFSTPGVINGFGVPASPANYIHPGKRPMSSMSPAVVVDPQGNVRLLVGAAGGTRITTSVAEVILKYLVRGESLNSAVNNGRIHHQLAPMRVSYEVEVESSTADYLKQVGHVMYEEPQGSSFAAVTAIGALEEPQPFYDRRRIGSSLTIKKTNKMQH, encoded by the exons ATGAG AATCGTGTGGAGTAAGCAGGTCTTCTTATGGCTGCTCCTGGCCGCCGTAATGGTCACCGCATTGACCCTCGGCCTGGTCTTTGGACTGAGGAGCAAGGACACTCGCCTCATCAGCGGCGCCGTCGTCTCCAATGGCATCGGTTGTGCGGATATTGGCGGCGATGTCCTCAACGACGGCGGTTCGGCGGTGGATGCCGCCATTGCCACGCTGTTGTGCGAGGGCCTCCTCCTGCCCCACTCCATGGGCATTGGCGGGGGATTTGTGGCCACCATCTATACGAGGAGCACTCGGAAAGTGGAGACTGTGATGGCGAGAGAATCGGCTCCGGGAGCGGCCACCAAGGACATGTTTGTGGGCCAGTCGGAGATCACGGGCGCCAGGGCGGGCGGTGTGCCCGGCGAGATCCTGGGCTACTGGGAGATGCACCGGAAGTACGGCATCCTGCCGTGGAAGCGTCTCTTCCAGCCGTCCATTAAGTTGGCTCGGGAGGGTCATGTCGTCTCCAGATACCTGGCCGCCGCCATCCAATCCAAGTTGCCACAAATCCAAGCGGAACCATCACTGTCCTCGGTCTTCCTGAAGGGGAATGGAGATGCCTATCTGGAGGGGGATTACATGAAGCGAACTGTCCTGGCCGATACTCTGGAGAGGATTGCCGAGAACGGTGCCAGTGAGATCTATGATGGCGGGGTGACCGGACGCATGTTCGTGGAGGACATCCAGGCGGCGGGCGGTATCATCACCGAACAGGATCTTCGCGATTTCCGAGTGCGCTGGGAGAGTGATGGCCACATCTCCGCCCACATCACTGGGGGCTACACCCTCTATACCACGCCCCTGCCCAGCAGTGGTCCGGTCCTCACCTTCATCTTGAACCTCATGGACAGCCTGTATACGGACAAGGAGGAGGTGTACTGGCAGCGGGTCGTCGAGTCCTTCAAGCACGCCTACGGCCAGAGGACGAATCTGGGCGATTTCCACGGCGATGAGGAGTATGGTCCTTCGATCAATGCCACCTTGGAGCAGATGCTACGTCCGGAGTTTGTCGAGAGCATCCGGAAGTTGATACAAGACGACAGGACCTCGCAGGACTACGCGTACTACGGGGCCAACTTCACGGTGGAGGAGGATCACGGCACTGCCCACATGAATGTCCTGCATCCCAACGGGGACGCCGTCTCCATCACCAGCACCATCAATAACTA TTTTGGCGCCAAAGTGGCCTCCGCCCGGACCGGCATCATCCTGAACGACGAAATGGACGACTTCTCCACCCCGGGCGTGATCAATGGCTTCGGGGTGCCAGCCTCGCCGGCCAACTACATCCATCCCGGCAAGCGACCCATGTCCTCGATGAGTCCCGCCGTCGTGGTGGACCCGCAGGGCAATGTCCGGCTACTAGTTGGAGCTGCCGGCGGCACCCGGATCACCACCAGTGTGGCAGAGGTGATCCTCAAGTATCTGGTGCGGGGCGAGAGTCTCAATTCGGCGGTGAACAATGGAAGGATCCATCATCAGCTGGCACCGATGCGAGTCAGCTacgaggtggaggtggagagCAGCACCGCCGACTACCTGAAGCAGGTGGGCCATGTGATGTACGAGGAGCCGCAGGGATCCAGTTTCGCGGCAGTCACCGCCATTGGAGCTTTGGAGGAGCCGCAGCCCTTCTACGATCGCCGGCGGATCGGTAGCTCTCTGACCATCAAGAAGACCAACAAGATGCAGCACTAA
- the LOC6505070 gene encoding glutathione hydrolase 1 proenzyme isoform X1: MAKQKNRIVWSKQVFLWLLLAAVMVTALTLGLVFGLRSKDTRLISGAVVSNGIGCADIGGDVLNDGGSAVDAAIATLLCEGLLLPHSMGIGGGFVATIYTRSTRKVETVMARESAPGAATKDMFVGQSEITGARAGGVPGEILGYWEMHRKYGILPWKRLFQPSIKLAREGHVVSRYLAAAIQSKLPQIQAEPSLSSVFLKGNGDAYLEGDYMKRTVLADTLERIAENGASEIYDGGVTGRMFVEDIQAAGGIITEQDLRDFRVRWESDGHISAHITGGYTLYTTPLPSSGPVLTFILNLMDSLYTDKEEVYWQRVVESFKHAYGQRTNLGDFHGDEEYGPSINATLEQMLRPEFVESIRKLIQDDRTSQDYAYYGANFTVEEDHGTAHMNVLHPNGDAVSITSTINNYFGAKVASARTGIILNDEMDDFSTPGVINGFGVPASPANYIHPGKRPMSSMSPAVVVDPQGNVRLLVGAAGGTRITTSVAEVILKYLVRGESLNSAVNNGRIHHQLAPMRVSYEVEVESSTADYLKQVGHVMYEEPQGSSFAAVTAIGALEEPQPFYDRRRIGSSLTIKKTNKMQH; the protein is encoded by the exons atggcgaaacaaaaaaaccg AATCGTGTGGAGTAAGCAGGTCTTCTTATGGCTGCTCCTGGCCGCCGTAATGGTCACCGCATTGACCCTCGGCCTGGTCTTTGGACTGAGGAGCAAGGACACTCGCCTCATCAGCGGCGCCGTCGTCTCCAATGGCATCGGTTGTGCGGATATTGGCGGCGATGTCCTCAACGACGGCGGTTCGGCGGTGGATGCCGCCATTGCCACGCTGTTGTGCGAGGGCCTCCTCCTGCCCCACTCCATGGGCATTGGCGGGGGATTTGTGGCCACCATCTATACGAGGAGCACTCGGAAAGTGGAGACTGTGATGGCGAGAGAATCGGCTCCGGGAGCGGCCACCAAGGACATGTTTGTGGGCCAGTCGGAGATCACGGGCGCCAGGGCGGGCGGTGTGCCCGGCGAGATCCTGGGCTACTGGGAGATGCACCGGAAGTACGGCATCCTGCCGTGGAAGCGTCTCTTCCAGCCGTCCATTAAGTTGGCTCGGGAGGGTCATGTCGTCTCCAGATACCTGGCCGCCGCCATCCAATCCAAGTTGCCACAAATCCAAGCGGAACCATCACTGTCCTCGGTCTTCCTGAAGGGGAATGGAGATGCCTATCTGGAGGGGGATTACATGAAGCGAACTGTCCTGGCCGATACTCTGGAGAGGATTGCCGAGAACGGTGCCAGTGAGATCTATGATGGCGGGGTGACCGGACGCATGTTCGTGGAGGACATCCAGGCGGCGGGCGGTATCATCACCGAACAGGATCTTCGCGATTTCCGAGTGCGCTGGGAGAGTGATGGCCACATCTCCGCCCACATCACTGGGGGCTACACCCTCTATACCACGCCCCTGCCCAGCAGTGGTCCGGTCCTCACCTTCATCTTGAACCTCATGGACAGCCTGTATACGGACAAGGAGGAGGTGTACTGGCAGCGGGTCGTCGAGTCCTTCAAGCACGCCTACGGCCAGAGGACGAATCTGGGCGATTTCCACGGCGATGAGGAGTATGGTCCTTCGATCAATGCCACCTTGGAGCAGATGCTACGTCCGGAGTTTGTCGAGAGCATCCGGAAGTTGATACAAGACGACAGGACCTCGCAGGACTACGCGTACTACGGGGCCAACTTCACGGTGGAGGAGGATCACGGCACTGCCCACATGAATGTCCTGCATCCCAACGGGGACGCCGTCTCCATCACCAGCACCATCAATAACTA TTTTGGCGCCAAAGTGGCCTCCGCCCGGACCGGCATCATCCTGAACGACGAAATGGACGACTTCTCCACCCCGGGCGTGATCAATGGCTTCGGGGTGCCAGCCTCGCCGGCCAACTACATCCATCCCGGCAAGCGACCCATGTCCTCGATGAGTCCCGCCGTCGTGGTGGACCCGCAGGGCAATGTCCGGCTACTAGTTGGAGCTGCCGGCGGCACCCGGATCACCACCAGTGTGGCAGAGGTGATCCTCAAGTATCTGGTGCGGGGCGAGAGTCTCAATTCGGCGGTGAACAATGGAAGGATCCATCATCAGCTGGCACCGATGCGAGTCAGCTacgaggtggaggtggagagCAGCACCGCCGACTACCTGAAGCAGGTGGGCCATGTGATGTACGAGGAGCCGCAGGGATCCAGTTTCGCGGCAGTCACCGCCATTGGAGCTTTGGAGGAGCCGCAGCCCTTCTACGATCGCCGGCGGATCGGTAGCTCTCTGACCATCAAGAAGACCAACAAGATGCAGCACTAA